The genomic segment CCATTGTCAAATTCACAGTTATCTAAACTCCTTAATATGAAATATTCTCACACTATCTTTTTATTTTTTGTTCATAGACTTATATTATATCATTAAGATTTTTATAACGGAAGATATTCCCCAGCAGGAATCATCCTAACAAATGTGGAAAGAATAAATTGTAATGTGTATCGGTAAGGGAGGATTAGGAAAATGACCTTGTTTCAAATTCTCTATGAAACACTATCTGAAAATGGCTGGGAATTTGATCATGATAAAAAAAATGAAATTTTCCGTTTAGAAATTCGAGGCGTAAACGCTGATTTTCATTGCTTCATTATTGTCGATGAAGAGCAAGAATCCCTACTCTGCAATACGCATATTAATCAAAAAATCCCCTTCCTCAAACGAATTGAAATCTGTAATTTCATAAACCGAGTGAATTACGAACTCGCAAATGGTAATTTTGAAATGGACATGGATGACGGAGAAATCCGTTTTCGAACTTTTCTCGATCTTGAAAATACTGAGCCTTCCCAAGAGCAATTGATGAACCTTATTTGGAACGGCTCGCAAAGTTTTGATACCTACTACCCTGGAATTGTAAAGATTGTTTTTGAAGAATTTTCTGCTGAAGAAGCAATGGCAATATGTACTCAAGAAGACGACTGAGTTTCCTCTATAAACCATTATTGGATATCTATTAGTTTGGGCGCAACTATTACCTGAGTAAAGAAAAGCGTTTAGCAAATAATAAGAACGTCCCAACTCATTGAATCCAAATTTTAAGGAGGTAACACACATGGCAGGAGAAAGAAACAGTAACACACCAGCAGTACAAGGCGCAGAACAAGGTTTAGACCAATTCAAGTATGAAATTGCGAATGAATTAGGCGTTCAACTCGGTGGCGACCGCACAAGCCGTGAAAACGGTTCTGTCGGGGGGCAAATGACGAAACGTATGATCAAATTCGCTGAACAATCCTTGAAAAATGGTGGTCGAATCTAAACTTCTCATTTCGTAATCGGGTAGGAGGCTGACCATTATTTGGTCAGCCGACCTCCCACAGCACCGTACGTACCGTTCGGTATACGGCGCTTCCAAAGTTTACGCGTTACTTCGCAGAATAACATTCACTAAAACTGAGATATCCAATCCGTTCGAAACGCTTATTGGATAAGGCTTTTGTCAAAATCGGGCTATGGGCAGTACGCCAATAGCCTTTTCTTGTGTTTGCCCACATCCACGCTTGTTCCTCTTGTATACCTACTTTCTTGAGGTTTTCAAATCGCGTTCGGGTTCTCTTCCATCGCTTCCAGGTAACCATCCGTATGCGACTTCTTAGCCACTCATCCAGTGTCTTAAGTAGATTTCTAGCGTCGGCCAGTTTAAAGTAGTTCGTCCAGCCTCGCACTATCTGGTTGAGTTTTGTTCTCCGTTCTTCGATTCCCATCCCGTTGCTCCGTCCAGTCACTTCTCGGATTTTATCTTTGAGTTTCTGGATGCTTTTAGGATGGATTCTCAGTCGCCCAAATCCTCTGTAGATGTAAAAGCTATATCCCAAATACTTTACATAGTTTACGTGCGAGATCTTAGTTTTCTCCCTGTTTACCTTGAGAAATAACTTCCCTTCGATGAACGGAAGTATATGGTCAAGCGCACGCTTTGCTGCTTTCTTGCTTTTGCAAAAAATCATCATATCGTCTGCATAACGCACAAATCTATGCCCTCGCTTTTCCAACTCGTGGTCACATTCATTGAGCATAATGTTTCCAAGTAAGGGACTAAGGGGTCCGCCTTGCGGTACGCCCTCGGGGCTTTCCTCAAACAAACCATCCACCATAACTCCTGCTCTTAGGAATTTGTGGATGAGTGAGATGACTCGCCCGTCTTTTATTGTCTCAGACAGAATTTGAATCAGTTTGCTCTGGTTGACCGTATCAAAGTATTTCTCTAAGTCCATGTCTACTACATATTTGTATCCTTCTGTAATATGACCCTGGCATTTCAACAGTGCATCATGAGCACTGCGGTTCGGTCGGAATCCAAAACTGTTGTTTGAGAACTGCTCTTCAAAGATGGGGCTCAGGACTTGAGTAATCGCTTGTTGGATTAACCGGTCTACGACTGTTGGTATTCCCAGTTTTCTAGTCTTTCCGTTCTCTTTGGGTATCTCTACCCTCCGTACGGGTTTTGGACGGTATTTACCGTCCCAGAGGGATTGCAAAAGTTCATTCTTGTGCTCTTTCAGGAAGGGTAGAAGTTCATCCACCTGCATACCATCGATTCCACCTGCGCCTTTATTTCTCTTCACCTGTTTGTAAGCTCGGTTTAGGTTTTCGACGCTAAGAATTTGCTTAAGCAAGCCTTCTGTCTGCTTGTTCGTGTTGGTGTTGTCGGTTTCAGTCATCTTAGGTGGCGCGCACACTTCCGCATACTCTCTCTGTTCCGCAGATACCCTTTGCAGATAGTCTTCGAATCGAAGTTGTCTGTGTTTTGAATTACCACTTTCAGTAACTTTCATTGACCCACACCTCCTTTGGTTCAACCCTTCCGTCGGTGTCTAGACCACCTCTGTACTATGGCTTCAGCTGACTCCTCACGATAAATCTTGTTTCAACCAGGTTTCTTACTCTGTTTCCACCTGTCCGTGAGGCCTCCCACGGTAAGACGATTCACTTTCGTTCCATGTACCCGCAGCATTTACGCTAACGTATCCGTGTAGCTTTTGGGCTTCAGCTTGAATGGCAGCCTTACCCCACGTTTTGCGCCTGATACTGTTCGTGTTCCTCGGGTCGGAGCTTTGCCGCCGGCTTCCTTCAGATTCCACCTCACGATGGACACCCTTGCCTTAAGCTAATGGTTGGTCGCTACATACCCCCATAACGGACTTTCACCGTCTAGTTAATCGCCATGCGTGGCGCACCATGCGGGAAGGGGCATTCATTCATTGAATACCCCTTCCCTATTATTTATAGTCATGAAATTAACGATAAAAATTTAGGGTAGTTTCTCACACTCCTGTGCGAAAAACTACGCCTAGAAAACTCTTCTAGTATTTCATCGTTCCATCTGTCTCCTCTAAGAATTTTTTCTTGGAGGCTAAATGCTCTTTGACGTCCTTCAGTTGATGGGGCGTCAATTCCCCTGCATTTTCCGCTAAAAACTTTTCATTTTTATGAATGTTGTTTAGAGTTAACTCCATCTTTTTTAGGTCTTCTTTTTGACGCTTGTTTCCATCTTTACGTGGCATTTTAATCACCTCGAATTTAGTTTTCCCGGATGAAAAAAGATAATGTGACCCAATTATAGGGATATTTTTTATTGAATTTCTACCCGAGCCTTCGAATTAAAAGGATTCGTACGAACTGCCAGAGAATAGAGATAAGGATAATCTTCGTGCAAGTGTTCCATATAGCTCAGCCATTCTAAAATCAAGAGCTGATAAGCCCGATCCATATCCCGAATCAGATGAACCCGGTCTGCCTCAGCTTGTTCTCTTAAGTCTTTGCGATGCGCGAACTCATCTGTTAAATGAAATATAGCCCAGAGTAATTCAGTAAAGGCTTCATGCTCCAGAAGATTCGGATTTTCCATCAAGCGCAGGAGAAAATCTTTTTTCCGAAATACTAAGTCTCGAAGTTGCTCTAAGAATTCCCCGTCAACTTGCCATTTACCACGATACTCTTCTACTCCTTTACGTGCCTCTAAAAAATCTTTATTATTCCAACTCGTTTCGATTAACAAGTTATTTTGGATTTTATCTATATTCGCATCCCTTTTGCTTAAGAACTCCAACAGCTCCCCACCCATTTCATGATTAAAAATGCCAACCACCATATACAACTTACGGAGAAGCGCTCTTTTTTCGCGTTTTGCGAGCAATTGATCAATAATCAGGGTTGATAGAAAAATATATATTGGTAAATAGGCTAGCTGTAAGAGAATATTATCTAAAATATAACTAATACCATGAAACTCCAAAAAATCGAGGAGATATAAACTTAAAGAAAGCCCTAAGAGAAAGATTCCTAATTTGATTTCCCATGTCCTTAGCTTCAACTTGAATCACTCCTTGATAGCGTAATGAAAGGATGAAAATATTGAAAATCAAGACCTTTAGCTCACCAGACTCACGTTTACTTGAAAGAGACGTTAACCAGTGGCTCGAAGAAAATAGTTGGCTTAAAATAATCAAAATCACTCAAAGTTCAGGGCAGGCTCACCTCATCTCGATCTGGTACGAAGAGCCAAACGTTCCAATGCTCGGATAAAGCTGTTCATATAAGTTAGAAGGCCGCTGATGTCAATTGCGTATCAGCGGCCTTTTGTATCTTAATAATTTTCGACAGAAACATCTTGATTCCTTTCATCCGTTCTTAATTTACCCAAAAAGTAATAAAACAACAACATAATTCCAAAACAACCAAGCCATAATAATCAGAGAAATTCAGGGTATCAACCGGAAGGGACTGTAAAACATGAAAATCTCAATTTTTATTACCTGTTTAGGTAACATGCTTTATCCGGATTTAGGGGTTACAATGGCCAAAATATTTACTCGGCTGGGCCACACTGTTGATTTTCCAGACAAGCAAGCCTGTTGTGGACAAATCTCATTTAACTCGGGTTATATGGAAGACACGAGAGCAGTCGCCCGCAACACGATTGATGCGTTTGAAAAGAGCGAAGTCGTAGTCGCGCCGAGCGGCTCCTGCATAGGAATGATTCATCATAACTATCCTTCTCTATTTGAAAACGACCCCGTCTATCTCAAGAAAGCAAATGAACTCATTAATAAGAGCTATGAATTCTCACAGTTTCTGGTCAACGTGCTTAAACAGCCTGATCTAGGAGCACGCTACAAAGCCAAAGTAACCTATCACCCTTCCTGCCACGCTACCCGCTTAATGGGAATACGAGATGAACCCCTCACCTTACTGGAACACATTCAAGGTGTTGAAGTTGTGCCCTTACCTGAGGCCCAACTATGTTGTGGTTTTGGGGGAACCTTCGCAATCAAAATGCCTGTGATTTCCGAGGCGATGGTTCAGGAAAAAGCACAACACGTCATCGAATCTGGCGCAGATATTCTCACTGGCCTTGATATGGGTTGCCTCCTTAACATCTCTGGATATTTGGAAAAACATGGGCACCCGGTACCTGCGATGCACGTTATTCAGCTGCTTGGAAAGGGGATAGAATGATGTCGGAGAAAAAGCCCTATGATATGCATGAAGCCCTAGATAAAGCACTCAATGATGACTTCCTCCGAATGGCTACTCGACGTGCAACAGATAAGCTGCGTCATCAGAAGTTGGACGCGGCGAATCAACTTGGAGACTGGGAAGAATGGCGTCAAGCTGGGGAAACAATTCGAAATCATGTCGTTCTTAACTTAGATTATTATCTGAAACAACTGATTGAAAATGTCGAGAAAAACGGTGGGCATGTTCATTTAGCCAAAACTCCGCAAGATGCCGTCAAAATTGTTCAGGACATTTTCCAAAAACATAATGCCAAGACCGTGATTAAATCAAAGTCGATGATTTCAGAGGAAGTCCATCTCAATCCCGCTCTGGAAAAAGACGGAATTGAAGTCAGCGAAACCGATCTCGCGGAATATATTATCCAGATCGCGGATGAACCTCCCTCTCACATCATTGTACCCGCGATGCATAAGAACCGGGATCAAATTGCGAAGCTTTTTGAACCGATTGCGGGGCATCCTTTAACTTCAGATACCCCGACCCTTACGAAATTTGCACGAGATAAAATGCGTGAAAAATTCCTCTCTAGTGAAATTGGGATCTCTGGCTGTAACTTTGCTGTCGCAGATACTGGGACTGTTACTATGGTGACCAATGAAGGAAACGGCCGTATGGTCAGCACCATACCAAAAGTTCAAATTACCATGATGGGCATGGAAAGAATTGTTCCATCCTTTAAGGAACTCAGCGTTATGCTTAATCTTCTTGCGCGCAGCGCCACGGGACAACGCTTATCCGTATATACAACGATGATCACGCCACCTCGACATGAAGGAGATGTTGATGGCCCTGAAGAATGGCATCTTGTCATTCTCGACCATAATCGCTCCGAAATATTAGGTGATCCAGATTTCCGCGCTTCTTTACGCTGTATCCGTTGTGGTGCCTGCTTTAACGTCTGTCCAGTTTACCGGCAAGTTGGAGGGCATGCATATGGATCCGTTTACGCTGGCCCCATTGGAATCGTCATAACCCCGCTTCTCGAACAAAATTATGAGAAGTGGGGCCATCTCCCCTATTTCTCTTCCTTATGTGCTGCATGCTCTGAAGCATGTCCCGTAAGAATTCCACTCATGGATTTAATTGTTAAACACCGTGATCGCAAAGTTCTTACTGGACACACCCCAGCAATTGAACATAAAGCCTTCAAGGCCTATCGTTATTATTTCACACGTCCCAAGGCTCTCCGCAATCTTCTCCATATGGGTTCCCGTATGCAGTGGGTTCTCATGCGTCATGGTCGTATCGTGATGGGCCCGCCTCCGCTTAACAATTGGTTAAGGAGCCGGTATGTACCCCCCCTCCCTCTTCAAAACTTTCAAGATCTCTGGCCGATGCTCGAAAAACGCTTAGAGAAAACTAAGCCACAAGGAGGTGAGCAAAAATGAGTGATCCCCAAGAATTCCTCGCCCACTTAGCCAAAAAACTTGGACGTCCTACTCCGACCTCTGTCGAGCCGATTGAGTTCACCTTTCCTCACTATCAACTCAGCAATCTCGAAGAGCGCATGGATATCCTACTCACAAATTGGAAGTCACTCGGGGGCAAAGGAATTAAAGCCAGAACTCCTGAGGAAGCTGTCCCTGCTCTAAAGAATTGGTTTGGTGATCCAGAACCCGAATGGCTGAACAATACCTCGATCTTGACTTGGGGAGAACTGCCTGATTTTGTGACAAACACGTTTAAGCAGCTTCACTGGGCAACTCAATCCTACCCTGATTCGTCCATAGAGCGTACAGTGCGAATTACCTCAGCTGCGCAATCTCAGCTAGGTGTCACTGGAGCAGATTATGGAATCGTCCAATCGGGTTCCCTTGTGCTTAAAAGCAACCCCGAACGCGGGCGTGCCGTCAGCCTCTTGCCGCCTCGCCATTTAGCCTTTCTTCCCGCTTCAAAAATCAAAGATGAGCTGTCAGAGATCATGGAAGAGCTTCTTACGGCGGGGGCTCCTCCGGCTGGCATCGAAATCATTTCAGGACCTAGTCGCACCTCAGATATTGAGATGGATCTCTCCATCGGTGTTCATGGACCCATCGAAGTTTATTTGGTTATCATGACCGAGTTATAAAGAAGACTTGGCTAACGCCAAAGCGGTGGCCTTAGTCGCCTTATCCTGCCGAACTTAACCACATGCATCGTAGGATAAAGAAAGTTTAACCCGCAAAAAGGCCCTTCCTGAGTAGGTGATCCTAGCACTCTACCGGGAAGGGCTCTTATTATTATATAAAGTACTCGATCTTTGCCCCTGGAAAATACTTTTCTGTGATTTCCAACGCAAACGTTTTCATTTCTGCCATCTCCTCTGGGCGATAAACATATTTACCATAGCCAAACTGACCATACTTATACTTCCGTTGCTCTTCGTCCATCGGTAGCATTGTATTAGGGAACACCTCGAGAATCGTGTTTTTTGCCCGCGTTGTGTATCGATGCGTAATCCATTCGAAACTCAAATCGCTTGACCGATAATTATTCGGAGCATTTTTCTCCAACTCTTGAGCTAAGGACGATAGCAGCGTCTCATATTCCTCCCGCCACCCTTCAACACGAATCATCGGTGCTATGATGAACCCCAAGGGATATCCAGCTCTCAAAACCTTTCCTGCGGCCTGGATTCGTTCCTCTGGAGACGGTGTTGCGTGTTCGTATTCCTTAACTACTTGGGCACAGTTTAAACTAAAGCGAAATCGGGTATGCCCCTCATGTTTTGCCTCAAGTAAACTGTCCACATTCGTAAATTTTGTAACAAATCGGAAGCGAGCCTTTTCAAGCTGACCGAAAAACTCAATGGCTTGTTTTAACGAGCCAGTATACGCTTCAACTGGCAAGGGGTCAGAAGTAGCCGCTCCTTCAAAAAGTGTGATCTCCGGAAGTCGCGCCTCCATAAGCTGGCGGGCCGTTCCCAGAATTTCCTCAACATTAACATAAACACGAATATAGGGCTTTTTACCTAAGGTTGTATTGAGGTAACAGTATTCGCACATTCCTGGACAACTCGTGACAAGAGGGAGCTGATAATGGGCAGAAGGCTTACAGCTTTGAAATTCTTTTCCTTTGCGGACCCCAATCACGAGTGTCCGTTTACCTTCTCGATAGGCTTGTCCAGCGGTTTTCCCAGGAATTCCGCTGACTCGATTATGGGACCCCGTTTCTATTACCGGTATGTCCGTTCCGCGGAAGTGTTCAACCAGTTCCTTTCCCAAGGGGTATTCTAAGGCTTCTGGCTCATAAAAAACACGAGCCGGAAGAAATTTTTTCATTCCAATCATCTGTATTCTTCTCCTCATTTTACTTCTCTTCATTTATTGGAGGCAATTTGTCAATTTAGGTTCACCTGATTTGCCTGTAGATAACTAGTGATTTTATCCTTTTCTTGGGTCTGGACATGCACAATCGCTTGTGCTTTCCCTTCCTTGAAGCCATTCCACTTAAGGAGTAAGCTCTGTTGATAGTGTTTATCAATCACGGGATCGGTATATTGAAGCAAGACGACAAGATAGTACGCGCCTAAATCCATCTCCTCTGGCGTTAAAGCGATCATCAAACTTGACGATGTATCTTTAGGAATTTCATTAACCAAGTCATAGCGTTCATTATGGATGGGTTTTTGTTGCAAATTCTGATCAAAAATAATCGTTTGGCTCGATAAATTCACCGCTGGATGAATACCAACATTATTAAACTTAAATTCAAATTCTACCCCGTCTCTCACCTCAACTTGGGGCGACTCTTTCAGAGAAAGATAAGGTCGAGCATCTTCACGTTGAACCTTCCAGGCATTCAACGTCACATAAACAGTAATTAGGGCCGTCAACGCTAAAATAGCCGTTCCAACAGTCGCAATAATACTACTCCACTTTAAC from the Desulfitobacterium metallireducens DSM 15288 genome contains:
- a CDS encoding YbjN domain-containing protein, with the protein product MTLFQILYETLSENGWEFDHDKKNEIFRLEIRGVNADFHCFIIVDEEQESLLCNTHINQKIPFLKRIEICNFINRVNYELANGNFEMDMDDGEIRFRTFLDLENTEPSQEQLMNLIWNGSQSFDTYYPGIVKIVFEEFSAEEAMAICTQEDD
- a CDS encoding alpha/beta-type small acid-soluble spore protein; amino-acid sequence: MAGERNSNTPAVQGAEQGLDQFKYEIANELGVQLGGDRTSRENGSVGGQMTKRMIKFAEQSLKNGGRI
- the ltrA gene encoding group II intron reverse transcriptase/maturase, with protein sequence MKVTESGNSKHRQLRFEDYLQRVSAEQREYAEVCAPPKMTETDNTNTNKQTEGLLKQILSVENLNRAYKQVKRNKGAGGIDGMQVDELLPFLKEHKNELLQSLWDGKYRPKPVRRVEIPKENGKTRKLGIPTVVDRLIQQAITQVLSPIFEEQFSNNSFGFRPNRSAHDALLKCQGHITEGYKYVVDMDLEKYFDTVNQSKLIQILSETIKDGRVISLIHKFLRAGVMVDGLFEESPEGVPQGGPLSPLLGNIMLNECDHELEKRGHRFVRYADDMMIFCKSKKAAKRALDHILPFIEGKLFLKVNREKTKISHVNYVKYLGYSFYIYRGFGRLRIHPKSIQKLKDKIREVTGRSNGMGIEERRTKLNQIVRGWTNYFKLADARNLLKTLDEWLRSRIRMVTWKRWKRTRTRFENLKKVGIQEEQAWMWANTRKGYWRTAHSPILTKALSNKRFERIGYLSFSECYSAK
- a CDS encoding (Fe-S)-binding protein — its product is MKISIFITCLGNMLYPDLGVTMAKIFTRLGHTVDFPDKQACCGQISFNSGYMEDTRAVARNTIDAFEKSEVVVAPSGSCIGMIHHNYPSLFENDPVYLKKANELINKSYEFSQFLVNVLKQPDLGARYKAKVTYHPSCHATRLMGIRDEPLTLLEHIQGVEVVPLPEAQLCCGFGGTFAIKMPVISEAMVQEKAQHVIESGADILTGLDMGCLLNISGYLEKHGHPVPAMHVIQLLGKGIE
- a CDS encoding LutB/LldF family L-lactate oxidation iron-sulfur protein; its protein translation is MSEKKPYDMHEALDKALNDDFLRMATRRATDKLRHQKLDAANQLGDWEEWRQAGETIRNHVVLNLDYYLKQLIENVEKNGGHVHLAKTPQDAVKIVQDIFQKHNAKTVIKSKSMISEEVHLNPALEKDGIEVSETDLAEYIIQIADEPPSHIIVPAMHKNRDQIAKLFEPIAGHPLTSDTPTLTKFARDKMREKFLSSEIGISGCNFAVADTGTVTMVTNEGNGRMVSTIPKVQITMMGMERIVPSFKELSVMLNLLARSATGQRLSVYTTMITPPRHEGDVDGPEEWHLVILDHNRSEILGDPDFRASLRCIRCGACFNVCPVYRQVGGHAYGSVYAGPIGIVITPLLEQNYEKWGHLPYFSSLCAACSEACPVRIPLMDLIVKHRDRKVLTGHTPAIEHKAFKAYRYYFTRPKALRNLLHMGSRMQWVLMRHGRIVMGPPPLNNWLRSRYVPPLPLQNFQDLWPMLEKRLEKTKPQGGEQK
- a CDS encoding LutC/YkgG family protein is translated as MSDPQEFLAHLAKKLGRPTPTSVEPIEFTFPHYQLSNLEERMDILLTNWKSLGGKGIKARTPEEAVPALKNWFGDPEPEWLNNTSILTWGELPDFVTNTFKQLHWATQSYPDSSIERTVRITSAAQSQLGVTGADYGIVQSGSLVLKSNPERGRAVSLLPPRHLAFLPASKIKDELSEIMEELLTAGAPPAGIEIISGPSRTSDIEMDLSIGVHGPIEVYLVIMTEL
- the splB gene encoding spore photoproduct lyase; translated protein: MIGMKKFLPARVFYEPEALEYPLGKELVEHFRGTDIPVIETGSHNRVSGIPGKTAGQAYREGKRTLVIGVRKGKEFQSCKPSAHYQLPLVTSCPGMCEYCYLNTTLGKKPYIRVYVNVEEILGTARQLMEARLPEITLFEGAATSDPLPVEAYTGSLKQAIEFFGQLEKARFRFVTKFTNVDSLLEAKHEGHTRFRFSLNCAQVVKEYEHATPSPEERIQAAGKVLRAGYPLGFIIAPMIRVEGWREEYETLLSSLAQELEKNAPNNYRSSDLSFEWITHRYTTRAKNTILEVFPNTMLPMDEEQRKYKYGQFGYGKYVYRPEEMAEMKTFALEITEKYFPGAKIEYFI